From the genome of Bacteroidales bacterium, one region includes:
- a CDS encoding energy transducer TonB: MKLLPTLMIFLSYVIQARAQDTTYFDSKGIKTFCWDSAYTYNVVIKKNNGRQTNNVFYKSGQPISSVQMKAKDLDGSLITYWSNGNIKRSDIYENNKFISGKCFDENGNQIKHFDFEISPQFPGGNEQLHNYIYKRVNQWNTGSVKGVILVNFVVMKDGSISEIKIIEGINKELDEKAIKLVSNMPKWNAGQQDGNKVNVLFNLPIRINSYSR, from the coding sequence ATGAAATTACTGCCTACACTAATGATTTTTTTGAGTTATGTTATACAAGCCCGGGCTCAAGACACAACTTATTTTGATAGCAAAGGAATCAAGACTTTTTGTTGGGATTCCGCTTATACATATAATGTAGTAATTAAAAAAAACAACGGCAGACAGACGAATAATGTGTTTTATAAATCTGGCCAGCCTATTTCATCTGTCCAAATGAAAGCAAAAGACTTAGATGGTTCTTTAATAACATATTGGAGTAACGGAAATATTAAAAGATCCGATATTTATGAGAATAACAAGTTTATATCAGGAAAATGCTTTGACGAGAATGGCAATCAAATTAAACACTTTGATTTTGAAATAAGTCCTCAGTTCCCGGGTGGCAACGAACAATTACATAACTATATTTATAAGCGTGTTAATCAATGGAATACCGGTTCTGTAAAAGGAGTAATCTTAGTAAACTTTGTAGTTATGAAAGATGGGAGTATATCTGAAATTAAAATAATTGAAGGAATTAATAAAGAATTGGATGAGAAAGCTATAAAGCTAGTAAGCAACATGCCAAAATGGAATGCAGGTCAACAAGATGGAAATAAAGTAAATGTTCTATTTAATCTGCCAATTCGTATTAACAGCTATAGCCGTTAA